From a region of the Solanum stenotomum isolate F172 chromosome 2, ASM1918654v1, whole genome shotgun sequence genome:
- the LOC125856992 gene encoding uncharacterized protein LOC125856992, translating to MLKFLSKVKIEFNALDPRIASCMEFLAQCNAPKAKESNPSCQVQVKRRTDDHPPQISVTFVNGVEQTYDATTTPAQNIRTMILEKGQYLETEQMFREAGEKWPVIIPNEELKQPFLGIKPKKAEEKKQ from the exons ATGTTGAAATTCTTGTCAAAGGTGAAAATCGAATTCAATGCCTTAGATCCACGCATAGCTTCATGTATGGAGTTTTTGGCTCAATGTAATGCTCCTAAAGCCAAAGAATCAAACCCAAGTTGCCAAGTTCAGGTCAAGCGCCGCACTGATGACCATCCACCTCAAATCTCTGTCACTTTCGTCAATGGAGTCGAGCAGACCTATGATGCTACTACTACACCGGCACAGAATATCCGTACCATGATTCTTGAAAAGGGTCAGTACCTTGAGACTGAACAGATGTTTCGTGAAGCTGGTGAGAAATGGCCTGTTATCATTCCTAATGAAGAGCTTAAACAACCATTTCTTGGAATAAAG CCAAAGAAAGCAGAAGAGAAGAAGCAATAA
- the LOC125854570 gene encoding protein IQ-DOMAIN 32, whose amino-acid sequence MGKSTASSCLKIIACGSDSVDRDELEAHPESKSSSDKRGWSFRKKSARHRVLSNTVVSETPSGNKDWPEAANANLQTQSNSTIPEKASVVQWADEKPQFSTVEKSQVSADEKPQVLANENPQISEDEKPQVLEDEKSQVSVDEKPQVSTDSKPQLLVEVSADEKPLISEKVKLEVSEDEKPGVSSDEKAPISSEENSLLSDLVDAKQSEPITARVNDGKADVIPDEHALVIQTAVRAFLARRAQLKQKHITKLQAAVRGHLVRRHAVGTLRCVQAIVKMQTLVRARHTNRIAEGSSIKEKLKGKENSGTKSEFTYISISKLLSNSFARQLLESTPRTKSINIKCDPSKSDSAWKWLERWMSVASPGNQPSPQSELSAEQQENEPTEHPSNLMESKVQLDSESMDFREGEEASLSAVPSESDDNLITYDADSLDFQADIPTLPPQPQNVDEKTSRDDCSIPTQLKEARALPEMEPNSFPAKTEVEREDTHSLELSETESKKILHGSRKASNPAFIAAQSKFEELTLAAKSTKVSSLPNHKTEDESSEDTFSTITDHSFGAREAAPSENSVPHSTRAQVGGSECGTELSISSTLDSPDRSEVGGHVFEQELPSNGGTDHHKSNGYPHIEDDSTNDLSHSDYVQAGREDPTDDAKHVDAMVSSDLSPEEQKPENNSVNVQIEHEAKTDRLYKSSPDASPRSHITVPESQGTPSSQVSVNPKKLKSENSGSIPKRRSAPASKKSPSKLNHAPGTTSSEQLSKDHNKNEKRRNSFGSTKAGQADQEARDNSNSSSLPSYMQATESARAKAIPNSSPRSSPDVHNKDEYIKKRHSLPGSNGRQGSPRIQRSLSNAQQGAKGNGTQSPQERKWQR is encoded by the exons atgggaAAATCTACAGCTTCTTCTTGCTTAAAGATCATTGCTTGTGGCAGTGATTCTGTTGACCGTGATGAACTTGAAGCTCATCCTGAG AGTAAAAGCTCAAGCGACAAACGTGGATGGAGTTTCCGCAAGAAATCTGCCAGGCATCGTGTATTAAGCAATACAGTAGTTTCAGAAACACCATCTGGGAACAAGGACTGGCCAGAAGCTGCTAATGCCAATCTGCAAACACAATCTAATTCCACCATTCCAGAGAAGGCATCTGTTGTCCAATGGGCAGATGAGAAACCCCAGTTTTCAACGGTCGAGAAGTCTCAGGTGTCGGCTGACGAGAAGCCCCAGGTCTTGGCAAATGAGAACCCCCAGATCTCAGAGGATGAGAAGCCACAGGTTCTGGAAGATGAGAAGTCCCAGGTCTCAGTGGATGAGAAGCCCCAAGTCTCCACGGACTCAAAGCCCCAGCTCTTGGTGGAAGTCTCAGCGGATGAAAAGCCCTTGATCTCCGAAAAAGTGAAGCTCGAGGTCTCCGAAGATGAGAAGCCCGGCGTCTCTTCAGATGAGAAGGCCCCCATCTCATCAGAAGAGAACTCCCTGCTCTCAGACTTGGTGGATGCAAAACAATCAGAGCCAATAACAGCTAGAGTCAATGATGGTAAAGCTGATGTCATCCCCGATGAACACGCTCTTGTTATCCAGACTGCAGTCAGAGCATTTCTG GCACGAAGAGCTCAATTGAAGCAAAAGCATATAACTAAATTGCAAGCTGCAGTACGTGGACATTTAGTTCGCAGGCATGCTGTAGGAACTCTGCGATGTGTTCAAGCTATTGTCAAAATGCAAACTCTCGTTCGAGCACGTCACACTAATCGCATTGCAGAAGGATCTAGTATCAAGGAGAAGCTAAAA GGAAAAGAGAATTCAGGAACAAAATCAGAGTTCACATACATTTCTATTTCAAAGCTACTGAGCAATAGCTTCGCTCGACAG CTCCTTGAATCAACTCCAAGGACCAAAAGTATAAATATTAAGTGTGACCCTTCCAAATCTGATTCTGCCTGGAAATGGTTAGAGAGATGGATGTCTGTTGCATCACCAGGAAATCAACCGTCACCACAGTCAGAATTATCTGCCGAGCAGCAGGAGAATGAACCTACCGAGCACCCCAGTAACCTTATGGAAAGTAAAGTTCAGCTTGATTCCGAGTCAATGGACTTCAGAGAGGGTGAGGAGGCATCGTTGTCTGCAGTGCCATCTGAAAGTGATGATAATTTGATCACTTATGATGCAGACAGCTTAGATTTTCAAGCCGACATACCGACTTTACCTCCTCAGCCTCAGAATGTTGATGAAAAAACTTCAAGAGATGACTGTTCTATTCCTACTCAACTTAAGGAGGCCAGGGCTCTCCCTGAGATGGAGCCCAATTCTTTTCCTGCAAAGACTGAAGTTGAGAGAGAGGATACACATTCCCTTGAACTTTCAGAGACCGAGAGCAAAAAGATTTTACATGGATCAAGAAAGGCAAGTAATCCTGCATTTATTGCTGCTCAGTCAAAGTTTGAGGAACTCACTCTGGCAGCTAAATCAACCAAAGTGTCTAGTTTGCCCAATCATAAAACTGAAGATGAATCTAGTGAAGATACGTTTTCAACTATCACTGATCATTCATTTGGGGCAAGGGAAGCTGCTCCGTCAGAAAATTCTGTTCCTCATAGTACAAGAGCTCAAGTTGGTGGTTCGGAATGTGGCACGGAGCTTTCTATTTCTTCTACCCTGGATTCACCAGATAGGTCTGAAGTCGGAGGTCATGTATTTGAGCAGGAACTTCCTTCCAATGGTGGAACTGACCATCATAAGAGCAATGGATACCCTCACATTGAAGATGATAGTACAAATGACTTATCACACTCCGACTATGTTCAGGCAGGGAGAGAGGATCCTACTGATGATGCTAAGCATGTAGATGCTATGGTCAGTTCAGATCTATCACCCGAAGAACAGAAGCCAGAAAACAATTCAGTTAATGTTCAAATAGAGCACGAAGCTAAGACGGATCGACTATACAAGTCATCACCAGACGCATCTCCAAGGAGCCATATAACCGTCCCTGAATCCCAAGGGACACCTTCTAGTCAAGTGTCAGTGAATCCTAAGAAGCTAAAAAGTGAAAACAGTGGATCAATTCCCAAGCGCCGTTCTGCACCTGCTAGCAAAAAGTCTCCTTCAAAGCTAAACCATGCTCCAGGCACAACTAGTTCGGAACAATTATCTAAGGATCATAATAAAAATGAGAAGCGACGAAACTCGTTTGGTTCAACAAAAGCTGGACAAGCTGATCAGGAGGCTAGAGATAACAGTAATAGCAGTTCTCTCCCAAGTTACATGCAAGCAACAGAATCTGCAAGAGCCAAAGCTATCCCAAATAGCTCCCCAAGATCTAGTCCAGATGTCCACAATAAAGATGAATACATCAAAAAGAGACACTCTCTCCCTGGTTCAAATGGTAGGCAAGGTTCACCTCGTATCCAGCGGTCTCTGTCTAATGCACAGCAGGGTGCAAAGGGAAATGGAACTCAATCTCCACAGG AGAGGAAATGGCAGAGATGA
- the LOC125855172 gene encoding uncharacterized protein LOC125855172, producing the protein MSEVVVVKGGELLFCGSTCWDSVGRRKGLTEGNLVSPTRLRPLVGVDICFVAAGCASCHCVALDIEGRCYTWGRNEKGQLGHGDKITRDRPTVVSELSKYKIIRAAAGKSHTVVVTDDGQSFAFGWNKHGQLGIGSAKNETELSPVRCAVTEVNTVACGADFTVWLTSVEGASILTAGLPQYGQLGHNTDNEYNTKDSSVRLAYEAQPRPRPIAAFSGETIVKVACGTNHTVALDKNGYVYTWGFGGYGRLGHREQKDEFAPRRVDVFTRQNILPPDAIVSAGSASSSCTAGGGQLYMWGKIKSTGDDSMYPKPLLDLSGWNLRCMDSGYMHHFVGADSSCISWGLAQCGELGYGPHGQKSSAVPKKVDILDGMHVISVACGFAHSMVVIDRTNVEDRLEQLDVYDGKASEEVGAEPASESPVSQKAPKKASAKAPAKSNKRKKSKDVSESEDEEEQNSDDESDDYEEQSNGRAKSSGRGRGKAAGKATAAKKGAGRGRGRPPASNKSSPPEGKVSTGKRGRPRKS; encoded by the exons ATGTCGGAAGTGGTGGTGGTGAAAGGTGGGGAGTTGTTGTTTTGTGGAAGTACTTGTTGGGATTCTGTTGGTCGCCGGAAAGGTTTGACGGAGGGGAATTTGGTGTCGCCGACGAGGCTTCGTCCGCTTGTTGGTGTCGACATTTGTTTTGTTGCTGCTGGTTGCG CTTCTTGTCACTGTGTAGCGCTAGATATCGAAGGCCGTTGTTATACATGGGGAAGGAATGAG AAAGGGCAGCTTGGTCATGGAGATAAAATAACACGTGATAGACCAACTGTTGTTTCAGAACTATCTAA GTATAAGATCATTAGAGCTGCAGCTGGAAAGAGCCACACAGTGGTAGTTACAGATGACGGACAGTCCTTTGCTTTTGGTTGGAATAAGCATGGGCAGCTCGGTATAGGCTCTGCAAAAAATG AAACTGAATTATCTCCAGTCCGGTGTGCTGTCACTGAAGTCAACACTGTAGCTTGTGGGGCTGACTTTACTGTGTGGCTAACCTCAGTTGAAGGAGCTTCTATATT AACTGCTGGTTTGCCTCAGTATGGTCAGCTTGGTCATAATACTGACAATGAG TATAATACCAAAGATAGCTCTGTAAGGCTAGCTTATGAAGCTCAACCCCGACCTAGACCTATAGCAGCCTTTTCTGGAGAGACTATAGTCAAAGTCGCTTGTGGAACAAATCACACAG TTGCATTGGATAAGAATGGATATGTTTACAC GTGGGGATTTGGCGGTTATGGGAG GCTTGGTCATCGAGAACAGAAGGACGAGTTTGCTCCTCGACGAGTTGATGTTTTTACACGGCAGAATATCTTGCCTCCAGATGCAATAGTTTCAGCTGGTTCTGCCAGCTCATCATGTACTGCCG GAGGAGGGCAGCTTTACATGTGGGGAAAAATAAAGAGCACAGGAGATGATTCGATGTATCCTAAACCTCTTCTGGATTTGAG TGGGTGGAACCTCCGATGTATGGATTCTGGCTATATGCACCACTTTGTTGGTGCTGATTCCTCTTGCATAAGTTGGGGCCTTGCACAGTGTGGGGAGCTGGGTTATGGACCACATGGACAGAA ATCTTCTGCAGTTCCTAAGAAGGTAGACATTTTAGATGGCATGCATGTTATCAG TGTTGCTTGTGGATTTGCTCACTCCATGGTTGTTATTGATAGGACAAATGTTGAGGATCGACTTGAGCAG CTTGATGTATATGATGGCAAGGCTTCTGAGGAAG TGGGGGCAGAACCTGCGAGTGAATCTCCAGTTTCTCAAAAGGCTCCCAAAAAGGCATCTGCTAAGGCGCCTGCAAAGTCAAATAAACGGAAGAAGTCAAAAGATGTATCTGAATCTGAAGATGAGGAGGAGCAAAATAGTGATGATGAAAGTGATGACTATGAGGAACAATCGAATGGGCGGGCCAAGTCTTCCGGCAGGGGTCGAGGAAAGGCTGCTGGCAAAGCTACAGCTGCTAAAAAGGGCGCTGGTCGTGGAAGGGGTCGGCCTCCAGCATCAAACAAAAGCTCCCCACCTGAAGGGAAAGTATCGACAGGGAAAAGGGGTCGGCCGAGGAAATCGTAA
- the LOC125855394 gene encoding bZIP transcription factor 29-like has protein sequence MAQSNSKPPMSGHNFGVGAASHVRSLSQSSIFSNSCLPPLSPFPPSEPGMVSGHSSLKDISMEEVDVNSQGLGVVSSFTRDGLPPRMGHRRSNSDVPLGFSAMIQSSPLLMPISGQKILGRAVSLGDSNGKIDERKPKGEVTDELLFSYMNLENIETLNGSGTEDRDKDSIVSGTKLSGCESSNNEAESVMKGNTVSIQPTSLREGTKRSADASIAPAARHFRSLSMDSAIGNFHYGDESPNLPTSLVMRSGQLSPSNSGNESSSKHNLDFGNAEFSEAEMKKIMADERLAEIAVLDPKRAKRILANRLSAARSKERKTRYISELEHKVQKLQTETTTLSTQVTILQKNFVEISSLNSELKFRIQAMEQQAQLRDALHEALTAEVQRLKLAAGEHREEGRLPNNMTQQTPVKHNMFQMQRQQPSQMQQLSVGKTSAASATPASA, from the exons atGGCTCAGTCTAATTCTAAGCCACCTATGAGTGGTCATAATTTTGGTGTTGGAGCTGCTTCTCATGTGAGGTCTTTGTCTCAATCGAGTATTTTCTCGAATAGTTGTTTGCCCCCATTGAGTCCTTTTCCTCCTAGTGAGCCGGGGATGGTGTCGGGTCATTCTAGCTTGAAGGATATATCCATGGAGGAAGTAGATGTGAATTCTCAAGGTCTAGGAGTTGTGTCTTCGTTCACGAGGGATGGTCTTCCTCCTCGGATGGGGCATCGTCGATCTAATAGTGATGTTCCATTGGGATTCTCGGCTATGATTCAGTCTTCACCTCTGTTGATGCCTATAAGTGGTCAGAAGATTTTAGGGAGAGCAGTGAGTCTTGGGGATAGCAATGGAAAGATTGATGAGAGGAAACCAAAGGGAGAGGTTACAGATGAGTTGTTGTTTTCCTACATGAATTTGGAAAATATAGAGACATTGAATGGTTCTGGCACGGAGGATAGAGATAAGGACAGCATTGTCAGTGGGACAAAGCTAAGCGGTTGTGAGAGCAGCAATAATGAAGCAGAAAGTGTTATGAAAGGGAATACTGTTAGTATCCAACCAACAAGTTTAAGGGAAGGAACCAAGAGGAGCGCTGATGCGAGTATTGCTCCAGCTGCACGTCACTTTAGGAGTCTTTCCATGGATAGTGCTATTGGAAATTTTCACTATGGCGACGAGTCACCAAACTTACCAACTTCTCTGGTGATGCGTTCTGGTCAGCTTTCACCAAGTAATTCAGGAAATGAAAGTTCGAGCAAACACAATCTTGACTTCGGAAATGCTGAATTTAGTGAAGCTGAGATGAAGAAGATTATGGCAGATGAAAGACTTGCTGAGATTGCAGTTTTAGATCCTAAGCGTGCTAAAAG GATACTGGCTAATCGTCTGTCTGCTGCTCGATCCAAGGAGCGTAAAACGCGTTACATCTCAGAATTGGAACACAAGGTTCAAAAGCTACAGACAGAAACAACTACCTTATCCACACAAGTTACCATCCTGCAG AAAAATTTTGTTGAGATTTCAAGCCTGAACAGTGAGCTGAAATTCCGCATCCAAGCCATGGAACAACAGGCTCAGCTTAGAGATG CTCTGCATGAGGCATTAACTGCAGAAGTCCAACGTCTAAAACTTGCAGCTGGGGAACATAGGGAGGAAGGACGGTTGCCTAATAACATGACACAACAGACGCCAGTAAAGCATAATATGTTCCAGATGCAGCGTCAACAGCCTAGTCAAATGCAACAATTATCTGTTGGTAAAACATCAGCGGCTTCAGCAACACCTGCATCTGCCTAG
- the LOC125854775 gene encoding protein BASIC PENTACYSTEINE6 — protein MDDSGNRDNGRHKPPQGQWLMQHQPSMKQIMAIMAERDAAIQERNLALSEKKAALAERDMAILQRDSAIAERNNAIMERDNAIATLQYRENAMTGGQIVRGVKHMHHPQQHVHHQPHMGEPTYNPREMHMVEAIPVSPPAPEPAKPRRNKRAKEPKAATGSKKTPKASKKVKRETEDLNQTTYGKSPEWKGAQEMVGASDDLNRQLAVSKPDWKDQDLGLNQVAFDETTMPVPVCSCTGVLRPCYKWGNGGWQSSCCTTNLSMYPLPAVPNKRHARIGGRKMSGSAFTKLLSRLAAEGHDLSNPVDLKNNWAKHGTNRYITIK, from the exons ATGGATGACAGTGGGAATCGCGATAATGGAAGGCATAAACCGCCTCAGGGTCAG TGGTTGATGCAGCATCAGCCATCAATGAAGCAGATAATGGCCATCATGGCAGAAAGAGATGCTGCCATACAAGAGAGGAATCTGGCCCTTTCTGAAAAAAAGGCTGCCTTGGCAGAGCGTGACATGGCTATCCTGCAGCGGGATTCAGCAATAGCAGAACGAAATAATGCCATCATGGAGCGGGATAATGCCATTGCTACACTTCAGTATCGTGAAAACGCTATGACTGGTGGTCAGATTGTCCGTGGAGTGAAACATATGCACCATCCTCAACAACATGTACATCACCAGCCACATATGGGAGAACCAACATATAACCCCAGAGAAATGCACATGGTTGAAGCCATACCAGTTTCCCCACCTGCTCCGGAGCCAGCAAAGCCCCGTCGAAACAAAAGAGCTAAGGAGCCAAAGGCAGCGACAGGTTCCAAGAAGACTCCAAAAGCATCAAAGAAAGTAAAAAGGGAAACTGAAGATCTTAACCAAACAACATATGGCAAGTCTCCGGAGTGGAAGGGTGCACAAGAGATGGTCGGGGCAAGCGATGACCTTAACAGACAGTTAGCTGTGTCAAAACCCGACTGGAAGGATCAGGACCTCGGGCTCAACCAAGTTGCTTTCGATGAAACAACCATGCCAGTCCCAGTTTGTTCCTGCACTGGAGTCTTAAGACCTTGCTACAAATGGGGAAATGGAGGTTGGCAATCTTCATGTTGCACAACCAATTTGTCGATGTATCCACTACCAGCTGTTCCCAACAAACGACATGCTCGAATTGGTGGTAGAAAAATGAGTGGAAGTGCGTTCACCAAGCTGCTTAGTCGCCTGGCAGCAGAAGGCCATGATCTATCAAATCCAGTTGATCTTAAGAACAACTGGGCAAAGCATGGGACGAATCGCTACATCACCATCAAATAA
- the LOC125855437 gene encoding uncharacterized protein LOC125855437 translates to MEGYVWAIAAGLNAALAAISAKFFTSQLIKYGCVILFNVTMWGCYVNSLKALSSLQATVTNFATNFLSSGLAGFLLFREALPIQWFAGASLIVLGVIVLSKSSIEKKTHTS, encoded by the exons ATGGAGGGCTATGTGTGGGCTATCGCCGCTGGACTCAACGCTGCTCTTGCAGCCATCTCTGCCAAATTCTTCACCTCCCAG CTCATCAAATATGGTTGTGTCATATTATTCAATGTCACAATGTGGGGATGCTATGTCAATAGCCTTAAAGCTCTATCATCTCTACAAGCTACTGTGACTAACTTTGCAACCAACTTTTTATCATCTGGATTGGCTGGATTTTTGCTTTTTCGGGAGGCACTACCAATCCAG TGGTTTGCAGGCGCTTCCCTTATCGTGCTTGGAGTTATCGTTTTGAGCAAGTCAAGCATAGAGAAGAAAACTCATACAAGTTAG
- the LOC125855435 gene encoding histone H3.3, whose amino-acid sequence MARTKQTARKSTGGKAPRKQLATKAARKSAPTTGGVKKPHRYRPGTVALREIRKYQKSTELLIRKLPFQRLVREIAQDFKTDLRFQSHAVLALQEAAEAYLVGLFEDTNLCAIHAKRVTIMPKDIQLARRIRGERA is encoded by the exons ATGGCTCGTACTAAGCAGACAGCTCGTAAATCTACCGGTGGTAAGGCTCCAAGGAAGCAACTTGCTACAAAG GCTGCGAGGAAGTCAGCCCCTACCACAGGAGGAGTGAAGAAGCCTCATCGTTACCGACCTGGAACTGTTGCTCTCCG TGAAATCCGAAAATATCAAAAGAGCACTGAGCTTCTCATCCGGAAGTTACCATTCCAAAGGCTTGTCCGTGAAATTGCTCAGGATTTCAAG ACAGATCTGAGGTTTCAAAGTCATGCTGTGCTTGCACTTCAAGAAGCTGCTGAAGCATATTTAGTTGGTCTCTTTGAAGACACCAACTTGTGTGCCATCCATGCTAAGAGAGTCACCATAATGCCCAAGGATATTCAACTTGCAAGACGGATTCGTGGAGAACGAGCTTAA